From Streptomyces sp. NBC_01460, a single genomic window includes:
- a CDS encoding arabinan endo-1,5-alpha-L-arabinosidase: protein MSRTPRRTLAVLTAAFLLALVPGSASAYPNPGVVNGDIVVHDPSMVRSSSGQYLLYSTGEGLQLRTSTDRTAFGRSGNAFTTKPSWWKNYSSASDPWAPDISYRGGRYLMYYAVSSFGSNTSAIGLAASTTGQAGSWSDYGVVYTSSSSSDYNAIDPNLFVDDDGKWWLSFGSWWTGIKMIRIDPSTGKQYAGDTARRSLASRPTGTKAVEAPSVVKRNGYYYLFASYDTCCAGTGSTYKIKVGRATGVTGPYKDRNGVSMLSNGGTPVMESHGRYIGPGGQSILADSDGDLLVYHYYDGQDNGTPKLGVNLLNWSSGWPVAY, encoded by the coding sequence GTGAGCCGCACTCCGAGGAGAACCCTCGCCGTCCTCACCGCCGCCTTCCTGCTGGCCCTCGTGCCGGGCAGCGCGTCCGCGTACCCCAACCCGGGTGTCGTCAACGGCGACATCGTCGTCCACGACCCCAGCATGGTCCGCAGCTCGTCCGGCCAGTACCTGCTCTACTCCACCGGTGAGGGCCTCCAGCTCCGTACCTCCACCGACCGCACCGCCTTCGGCCGCTCCGGGAACGCCTTCACCACCAAGCCGAGCTGGTGGAAGAACTACTCCTCGGCCTCCGACCCCTGGGCCCCGGACATCTCCTACCGGGGTGGCAGGTACCTGATGTACTACGCCGTCTCGTCGTTCGGCTCCAACACGTCGGCCATCGGCTTGGCGGCCTCCACCACCGGCCAGGCGGGCAGCTGGAGCGACTACGGGGTCGTCTACACGTCGAGCTCGTCGAGCGACTACAACGCCATCGACCCCAACCTGTTCGTCGACGACGACGGGAAGTGGTGGCTGTCCTTCGGGTCGTGGTGGACCGGGATCAAGATGATCCGGATCGACCCGTCGACCGGCAAGCAGTACGCGGGGGACACCGCCCGCCGCTCCCTCGCCTCCCGGCCGACCGGGACCAAGGCCGTCGAGGCGCCCTCCGTCGTGAAGCGCAACGGCTACTACTACCTCTTCGCCTCGTACGACACCTGCTGCGCCGGCACCGGCTCCACGTACAAGATCAAGGTGGGCCGGGCGACCGGCGTCACCGGTCCCTACAAGGACAGGAACGGCGTCAGCATGCTCAGCAACGGCGGGACGCCCGTCATGGAGTCGCACGGCCGCTACATCGGCCCGGGCGGCCAGTCGATCCTGGCGGACTCCGACGGCGACCTGCTCGTCTACCACTACTACGACGGCCAGGACAACGGCACCCCGAAGCTCGGAGTCAACCTTCTGAACTGGAGCAGCGGATGGCCCGTCGCCTACTGA
- a CDS encoding proteophosphoglycan 5: MALVQLDLPDPMALRGRWAALAAVRAAAGSGERCRALGALWHYDDGHGSWADLHHLDEGRAVLLGQDRNDSETYYAEAADFFEEKETDLLAGAPDWWERPVRRARDEELFLGFVYGFDGSVWQRAEYELDDGFASVRLPPLSDERTREGVPGPRLAHGRLAHGRSRPVRALRGVRRRADRR, translated from the coding sequence GTGGCCCTGGTACAGCTCGACCTCCCCGACCCGATGGCCCTGCGAGGGCGCTGGGCGGCACTCGCCGCGGTACGGGCCGCCGCAGGGAGCGGTGAGCGGTGCCGGGCGCTCGGCGCGCTGTGGCACTACGACGACGGACACGGCAGCTGGGCCGATCTGCACCACCTCGACGAGGGGCGCGCCGTACTGCTCGGGCAGGACCGGAACGACTCGGAGACGTACTACGCCGAGGCCGCCGACTTCTTCGAGGAGAAGGAGACCGACCTGCTGGCCGGTGCGCCCGACTGGTGGGAGAGGCCCGTCCGGCGGGCCAGGGACGAGGAGCTCTTCCTCGGCTTCGTGTACGGCTTCGACGGCAGCGTCTGGCAGCGCGCGGAGTACGAGCTCGATGACGGGTTCGCGAGTGTGCGGCTCCCGCCGCTCAGCGACGAGCGGACCCGTGAAGGGGTCCCTGGCCCTCGCCTCGCACACGGGCGCCTCGCACACGGCCGAAGCCGGCCTGTCCGGGCCCTCCGAGGAGTCCGTCGACGCGCTGATCGCCGCTGA
- a CDS encoding cytochrome P450 family protein, with the protein MVQDLDGETEELRASAPLARIELLGVPAWTVTSHAEARQLLVDARLVKDLDAWGLWQSGEVTHAWPLIGMIDAGRSMFTVDGEEHRRLRTKTSQALTPRRLEAIRPDIEKFTEELLDALAAQGEGGVVDLKAVFAQPLPMKVVGLLMGVDEALHPMLTRQYKAFFSMLTPQEDRMALLAELDVFYAELVREKTARPTDDLTSALILAEEGGRPLTEEEVVGNLKAMVAAGHETTIGLILNAVRALLAHPDQLRMVLDGEVPWETVVEETLRWDTPTTHLLMRFAAEDIQVGDQVIAKGEGVVISYRAIGRDVVQHGDDADAFDITRATPIRHMTFGHGPHICPGAALSRVEAGIALPALFERFPELKLAIADDEIRKLPVMTQNDMEAFPVLLHG; encoded by the coding sequence ATGGTCCAGGACCTCGACGGTGAGACCGAGGAGCTGCGGGCCTCCGCCCCGCTCGCCCGCATCGAGCTGCTCGGGGTCCCCGCCTGGACCGTCACCAGCCATGCCGAGGCCCGTCAGCTCCTCGTCGACGCACGCCTGGTGAAGGACCTGGACGCCTGGGGCCTCTGGCAGAGCGGAGAGGTCACCCACGCCTGGCCGCTGATCGGCATGATCGACGCCGGGCGCTCCATGTTCACGGTGGACGGCGAGGAGCACCGCCGGCTGCGGACGAAGACCTCCCAGGCCCTCACCCCGCGCCGGCTGGAGGCGATCCGCCCGGACATCGAGAAGTTCACCGAGGAACTGCTGGACGCGCTCGCCGCCCAGGGTGAGGGCGGCGTCGTCGACCTGAAGGCCGTGTTCGCCCAGCCGCTCCCGATGAAGGTGGTCGGCCTCCTGATGGGGGTGGACGAGGCGTTGCACCCCATGCTGACCCGGCAGTACAAGGCCTTCTTCTCCATGCTCACCCCGCAGGAGGACCGGATGGCCCTGCTGGCCGAGCTCGACGTCTTCTACGCCGAACTGGTGCGGGAGAAGACCGCCCGCCCCACCGACGACCTCACCAGCGCGCTGATCCTCGCCGAGGAGGGCGGGAGGCCGCTCACCGAGGAGGAGGTCGTCGGCAACCTCAAGGCGATGGTGGCTGCCGGGCACGAGACCACCATCGGGCTCATCCTCAACGCCGTACGCGCACTGCTCGCCCACCCCGACCAGCTGCGGATGGTGCTGGACGGGGAGGTTCCGTGGGAGACGGTGGTCGAGGAGACACTGCGCTGGGACACGCCCACCACCCACCTGCTGATGCGGTTCGCCGCCGAGGACATCCAGGTCGGCGACCAGGTGATAGCCAAGGGGGAGGGCGTGGTGATCTCCTACCGGGCCATCGGCCGCGACGTCGTCCAGCACGGGGATGATGCCGACGCCTTCGACATCACCCGTGCGACGCCGATCCGGCACATGACCTTCGGCCACGGGCCCCACATCTGCCCCGGTGCCGCGCTGTCCCGGGTCGAGGCCGGCATCGCGCTGCCCGCGCTGTTCGAGCGTTTCCCGGAGCTGAAGCTCGCGATCGCCGACGACGAGATACGCAAGCTGCCGGTGATGACACAGAACGACATGGAGGCCTTCCCGGTGCTGCTGCACGGCTGA
- a CDS encoding cytochrome P450 has product MTTPSLSATSTSGGGCPAHAASAAVPLSGPEFHTEPQAVYRSMRHSYGPVVPVELPGGFPAWLVIGYRELHQVTSEGELFPRDVGLWNQWKHIPEDWPLLPMVGRPMPSIYFTAGAEHRRHSEMVVPALEAADPFEIREHCEQLADRLIDAICARGTADLVAEFAEPLPVLVLARLVGFPDEEGADIARVLKDLADGGPGAHEAYGRFGEHMQQLVAAKRVTPGDDVTSRMLADPEPFTDEEYALDLMAVTAAGHLTTADWISNSLRLMLTEDQFADSLAGGHRSVGDAMNEVLWEESPTQILAGRWAVRDTQLGGRTIRAGDMLLLGLGAANTDPLIRQEMSSAGAGHRSGNGAHLAFSHGEYRCPFPAQEIAETIARTAIEVILDRLPDLELAVPAQDLVRRPSAFLRGMNALPVRFAPAHTTGDPL; this is encoded by the coding sequence ATGACGACCCCCTCCTTATCAGCCACGTCCACATCCGGGGGAGGCTGCCCCGCGCACGCCGCGAGCGCCGCCGTGCCTCTGAGCGGGCCCGAGTTCCACACCGAGCCGCAGGCCGTCTACCGGTCCATGCGCCACTCCTACGGACCCGTCGTGCCCGTCGAGCTCCCCGGCGGCTTTCCGGCCTGGCTGGTCATCGGATACCGCGAGCTCCACCAGGTGACCAGCGAAGGGGAGTTGTTCCCCCGTGACGTCGGCCTCTGGAACCAGTGGAAGCACATCCCGGAGGACTGGCCGCTGCTCCCCATGGTCGGACGGCCTATGCCCTCCATCTACTTCACCGCGGGCGCCGAGCACCGGCGGCACTCCGAGATGGTCGTGCCCGCGCTCGAAGCCGCGGACCCCTTCGAGATCCGGGAGCACTGCGAGCAGCTGGCCGACCGCCTCATCGACGCCATCTGCGCCCGGGGGACCGCCGACCTCGTCGCGGAGTTCGCCGAACCGCTGCCCGTGCTCGTCCTCGCCCGCCTCGTCGGCTTCCCGGACGAGGAGGGCGCGGACATCGCCCGGGTGCTGAAGGACCTGGCCGACGGAGGACCCGGCGCCCATGAGGCGTACGGCCGCTTCGGGGAGCACATGCAACAGCTGGTGGCGGCCAAGCGGGTCACCCCCGGCGACGACGTCACCTCCCGGATGCTCGCCGACCCGGAGCCCTTCACGGACGAGGAGTACGCCCTCGACCTCATGGCCGTCACAGCCGCCGGGCACCTCACCACCGCCGACTGGATCAGCAACTCGCTGCGGCTGATGCTCACCGAGGACCAGTTCGCCGACTCCCTCGCGGGAGGGCACCGCAGTGTCGGCGACGCGATGAACGAGGTCCTCTGGGAGGAGAGCCCTACCCAGATCCTCGCCGGCCGGTGGGCGGTCCGCGACACGCAGCTCGGCGGCCGGACCATCCGAGCCGGGGACATGCTCCTGCTCGGCCTGGGGGCGGCCAACACCGACCCGCTGATACGCCAGGAGATGAGCTCGGCCGGCGCGGGGCACCGCTCGGGGAACGGGGCGCATCTGGCGTTCAGCCACGGGGAGTACCGCTGCCCCTTCCCGGCCCAGGAGATCGCGGAGACCATCGCCCGTACCGCCATCGAGGTCATCCTCGACCGGCTGCCCGACCTCGAACTCGCCGTACCCGCCCAGGACCTGGTCCGACGGCCGTCCGCCTTCCTGCGCGGGATGAACGCGCTTCCCGTCCGGTTCGCTCCCGCACACACGACAGGAGACCCGCTGTGA